Proteins from a genomic interval of Methanoplanus endosymbiosus:
- a CDS encoding RIO1 family regulatory kinase/ATPase domain-containing protein → MPLSADDIRTLHKYDVAVLLSIEKQMKRYSWVPEENIKKSTGFSASELEFRLGRVMAKDMVKSSSLPYDGYQLTFKGYDALAVSALVKRDTISALGTLIGVGKESAVYEALGMGMVVLKIHRIGQRSFQSVRLSRDYMPEWKHFPWIFASTESAKREFEALKVLQKGGVSVPVPLAINRNVIAMTHIPGVNLNQSVFESPKDAEVVLDEILENIRLAYSLGYIHNDLSEYNVMVSEKNVWVIDWPQWIDPLHPNAEEILKRDLGNITGYFKKKYRIDMSVEEALLKVVG, encoded by the coding sequence ATGCCTCTTAGTGCAGATGATATCCGGACACTCCATAAATATGACGTTGCTGTTCTGCTCTCGATTGAGAAACAGATGAAGCGCTACAGTTGGGTGCCTGAGGAAAATATCAAAAAATCAACCGGATTCTCCGCTTCTGAGCTTGAATTCAGACTTGGGAGAGTTATGGCGAAGGATATGGTGAAGAGCAGCAGCCTTCCATATGACGGTTACCAGCTTACATTTAAGGGATATGATGCACTTGCCGTATCCGCGCTTGTAAAAAGAGATACAATCTCCGCGCTTGGAACACTCATAGGTGTTGGTAAGGAGTCGGCGGTCTATGAAGCGCTTGGCATGGGCATGGTTGTGCTGAAGATCCACCGGATAGGTCAGCGCTCATTTCAGTCTGTGAGGCTTTCAAGGGATTATATGCCGGAATGGAAGCATTTTCCATGGATATTTGCATCTACTGAATCAGCAAAGAGGGAGTTTGAAGCGCTGAAAGTTCTTCAGAAAGGCGGGGTTTCTGTGCCGGTGCCGCTTGCAATCAACCGCAATGTGATTGCAATGACACATATTCCGGGTGTCAACCTCAACCAGTCAGTCTTTGAAAGTCCAAAGGATGCAGAGGTTGTGCTCGATGAGATTCTTGAGAATATCAGACTGGCCTATTCACTTGGATATATCCACAATGATCTCTCTGAGTACAATGTCATGGTCAGTGAGAAGAATGTCTGGGTGATTGACTGGCCGCAGTGGATAGATCCTCTTCACCCCAATGCCGAAGAGATCCTGAAGCGTGATCTTGGAAATATTACCGGGTATTTCAAGAAGAAGTACAGGATTGATATGAGTGTTGAGGAGGCACTCTTAAAGGTGGTCGGTTGA
- a CDS encoding TIGR00269 family protein codes for MKCSKCRQDAVLFQRYSGLHLCEDHFTIDLETKVKKTIRKEGWIKSGDKIAVALSGGKDSTALLYFLTKTFGIRRDVEIAAVTIDEGISGYRSTQICKSIAEQAGVEFHTASFKEHFGITLDEIVQKKGDINSCSYCGVLRRQLLNRTARDAGATKIAYGFNLDDEAQSVMMNVLRGDAETLLRKQKPVEGMLPRIKPFKTIPEREVALYARLQTTGYEERGCPYSYNALRADVRGILNQYNYGHPATKYALLNLGEKFKSGIPADSTGAETCATCGEPVFGSCRVCGILKELKGE; via the coding sequence ATGAAATGTTCAAAATGCAGACAGGATGCAGTACTTTTTCAGAGATATTCCGGACTGCACCTATGTGAGGATCATTTCACCATCGATCTGGAGACAAAGGTAAAAAAGACAATAAGAAAGGAGGGCTGGATAAAATCCGGCGATAAAATAGCTGTCGCACTTTCGGGCGGGAAGGACAGCACAGCCCTCCTTTATTTCCTTACAAAAACCTTTGGCATCAGAAGGGATGTAGAGATAGCGGCAGTAACAATAGACGAAGGGATCTCCGGGTACAGAAGCACGCAGATATGCAAGAGCATTGCAGAGCAGGCAGGTGTGGAATTCCATACAGCATCGTTTAAGGAGCATTTTGGCATCACCCTCGATGAGATTGTACAGAAGAAGGGAGATATAAACTCATGCTCATACTGCGGGGTTCTGAGAAGACAGTTACTGAACAGAACCGCAAGGGATGCCGGCGCGACAAAGATAGCATACGGCTTTAATCTTGATGATGAAGCGCAGTCTGTTATGATGAATGTCTTAAGAGGCGATGCCGAGACACTGCTCAGAAAACAAAAGCCGGTTGAAGGCATGCTGCCAAGAATTAAACCCTTTAAGACAATACCTGAAAGGGAGGTGGCCCTCTATGCACGATTACAGACTACAGGTTATGAAGAGCGTGGATGCCCGTACTCCTATAACGCTCTGAGAGCAGATGTAAGAGGCATTTTAAACCAGTACAACTACGGCCACCCTGCAACAAAATATGCACTGCTAAACCTCGGTGAGAAGTTCAAATCCGGAATTCCGGCTGACAGCACCGGAGCAGAAACCTGTGCCACATGCGGCGAGCCGGTATTTGGCAGTTGCAGGGTATGCGGGATATTAAAGGAACTGAAGGGAGAGTAG
- a CDS encoding NAD+ synthase: MNEECISCECQKIENMIRHTIWSAGKSRIVIGISGGIDSAVAAGLSAKAIGGENVYGYMLPSDVTPKEDIEDGKALCEKFGINFSVVPITDIQKAFERLPGYEDTDYLRGNLMARIRMTTLYYFANRDNALVCGTSNRSEYLLGYSTKHGDDSADIQPLLHLLKKNVRAVAHEIGVTEEIIEKKPSAGLYKGQSDEEELGFSYDTIDKAIENLEENGWKAGNDEEEAILKMIVNSAHKRTGAPNLLNIGKIHPARQSQ; encoded by the coding sequence ATGAATGAGGAATGCATATCCTGTGAATGCCAGAAGATTGAGAATATGATCAGACATACGATCTGGTCGGCAGGCAAAAGCAGGATAGTTATAGGAATATCGGGGGGAATCGACTCGGCAGTGGCAGCAGGTCTGTCTGCAAAGGCAATCGGCGGGGAGAATGTCTATGGGTATATGCTACCGTCAGATGTAACTCCAAAAGAGGATATTGAGGACGGAAAGGCCCTTTGTGAAAAATTTGGTATAAACTTCTCAGTGGTACCGATAACAGATATACAGAAGGCTTTTGAGAGACTTCCCGGCTATGAGGATACAGACTACCTACGTGGCAATCTAATGGCAAGAATCCGGATGACAACACTGTACTATTTTGCGAACCGGGATAATGCCCTCGTATGCGGGACCTCGAACAGAAGCGAATACCTCCTCGGATACTCGACAAAGCACGGCGATGACTCGGCAGACATTCAGCCGCTGCTCCATCTCTTAAAGAAGAATGTGAGAGCAGTAGCCCATGAGATCGGTGTGACAGAGGAGATAATTGAGAAAAAACCCTCAGCAGGGTTATACAAAGGGCAGTCTGATGAAGAGGAACTGGGATTTTCATATGATACGATTGACAAAGCAATAGAAAATCTTGAAGAGAACGGATGGAAAGCCGGAAACGATGAGGAGGAAGCAATACTGAAAATGATTGTAAATTCCGCCCATAAGCGCACAGGTGCTCCAAACCTTCTGAATATCGGAAAGATTCACCCGGCCCGGCAGTCACAATAA
- a CDS encoding COG1361 S-layer family protein yields the protein MKLKYLLFACLIIAACVIMPAAAGSKYLSGEPEISLAISGSNEYSPGDDVTLTVIVQNSGMKNVKIIQSDIVDRDDNPDTAKMVNVGIGSGDAPVTIKTDSQMIGDIAGGATKSVSFKMEVDRYAEDGEYNLIGVVKYKYLYFAEQSGTDAITYYWKDVTEEIPLKITVKPKIVIEVSDVKTDSMNVGTEGYITMNVKNIGYESGKNSVIIISQDGTSAVIPTDSSVFVGDFAPGDVKSVTFKASVSENAEAKNYPLLVSVDYKDSDGKDQTSDSETVGVDVGGKIDFEIVSPPTVLQVGDKGTIEIEYKNTGAATAYNAKARISAVDPFTSNDDTAYLGDLAPGETSVGRYEVTVDSTATVKNYGVDSEIRYRDSLDNSQISDSMKAEIEITEKSGMSVLTSPIVITLILFVLIGAGYFVLKRRKN from the coding sequence ATGAAGTTAAAATACCTATTATTTGCCTGTCTTATTATTGCGGCATGTGTAATTATGCCGGCAGCAGCCGGATCAAAATACCTCTCCGGAGAACCTGAGATCAGCCTGGCAATATCGGGATCAAATGAATACTCACCCGGAGATGACGTTACACTGACCGTTATTGTCCAGAATTCCGGCATGAAAAATGTGAAGATTATTCAGTCAGATATCGTTGACCGGGATGATAATCCGGATACTGCAAAGATGGTCAATGTCGGCATTGGTTCCGGTGATGCACCTGTCACAATAAAGACTGATTCTCAGATGATTGGAGACATTGCCGGCGGTGCGACAAAGAGTGTCTCATTTAAGATGGAGGTTGACAGATATGCAGAGGACGGAGAATATAACCTTATCGGAGTTGTAAAATACAAATATCTCTACTTTGCAGAACAGTCCGGCACAGATGCCATCACATACTACTGGAAGGATGTAACTGAAGAGATCCCTCTTAAAATAACTGTCAAGCCTAAAATTGTGATTGAAGTCTCAGATGTTAAGACCGATTCGATGAATGTGGGCACTGAGGGCTACATCACAATGAATGTGAAGAACATCGGGTACGAATCCGGTAAAAATTCCGTCATTATAATCTCACAGGACGGAACAAGTGCTGTTATTCCTACTGACTCCAGTGTATTTGTCGGTGATTTCGCACCCGGAGATGTGAAGTCTGTAACCTTTAAGGCATCAGTTTCAGAAAATGCCGAGGCAAAGAACTATCCTCTGCTTGTATCTGTTGATTATAAGGACTCAGACGGTAAAGATCAGACCTCTGACTCAGAGACCGTCGGAGTTGATGTAGGCGGAAAGATCGATTTTGAGATTGTCTCACCTCCGACAGTTCTTCAGGTGGGGGACAAGGGCACAATTGAGATCGAATACAAAAACACAGGTGCTGCAACGGCATACAACGCCAAGGCACGTATCAGTGCGGTTGATCCCTTTACAAGCAATGATGATACCGCATATCTTGGTGATCTTGCACCTGGTGAGACATCAGTCGGACGTTATGAGGTCACAGTTGATTCAACTGCGACTGTTAAAAATTACGGGGTTGATTCTGAGATAAGGTACCGCGACTCACTTGACAACTCACAGATCTCCGATTCAATGAAGGCAGAGATTGAGATTACAGAGAAGTCGGGTATGTCGGTTCTTACAAGCCCTATAGTCATTACACTTATTCTTTTCGTCTTAATCGGGGCAGGGTATTTTGTATTGAAACGTAGAAAGAATTAG
- a CDS encoding TrmB family transcriptional regulator, translating to MNDSLERTARITESLKSLGLTKYEALVYIALLRFEGATATEIHEISGVPRASVYPVLDKLLNKNITAVSNTTPKRFSAACPDEAIKTLLSSIKKDAECAKEELNKIYERRESHEKGQQELIWTIYGNENITAKTIEIISKAENEIRLILGYDIISRNLREILSSPDRKASATIITNEWKGEIPDNCTIWIIEKDIEPEMKLEGKYAGICIVDDSKVLVSMDPPDDRANALFSESNGFVRFFNTYWYYITSHITKQHIAECISS from the coding sequence ATGAACGACTCTTTAGAGAGGACTGCCAGAATAACGGAATCCCTAAAATCCCTCGGACTTACAAAATACGAGGCGCTTGTGTATATAGCCCTCCTGAGGTTTGAAGGGGCAACAGCTACAGAAATACATGAAATATCCGGTGTACCGCGTGCATCAGTATATCCCGTCCTTGATAAACTGCTGAATAAAAATATCACAGCCGTATCAAATACGACACCAAAACGTTTCTCTGCCGCATGTCCGGATGAGGCGATAAAAACCCTTCTGAGCAGCATAAAAAAGGATGCTGAGTGTGCAAAAGAGGAATTAAACAAAATTTATGAGAGGCGGGAATCACACGAAAAAGGACAGCAGGAGCTGATATGGACAATTTATGGCAATGAAAATATTACTGCAAAAACCATAGAAATTATTTCAAAAGCAGAAAATGAGATCAGACTTATTCTCGGATATGACATAATAAGCAGAAATCTCAGAGAGATACTCAGTTCTCCGGACAGGAAGGCCTCTGCAACCATTATTACCAATGAGTGGAAGGGGGAAATACCGGATAACTGTACAATATGGATTATTGAGAAAGATATTGAACCTGAGATGAAACTTGAGGGAAAATATGCAGGCATCTGCATTGTAGATGATTCAAAGGTCCTTGTATCAATGGATCCTCCTGATGACCGGGCGAATGCTCTTTTTTCAGAATCAAACGGATTTGTACGCTTCTTCAATACCTACTGGTATTACATAACAAGCCACATCACAAAACAGCATATTGCCGAATGCATCAGCAGTTAG
- a CDS encoding potassium channel family protein, producing MPKKFRLLNLLKNHFYKRKVFFYSELLIIQIVAYTLLLYYAIPVLENQRLTIAESALFVIQTMTTVGYDLVTFFPVENQITILILIFIMATGVFTVLMIIPAAIAPYLQDILQPVPPAVISGKISGHVIIVGHNEITKSVVDGIMMAGLQIVLLECDRDRALDAIARYRKSVKVVCGEYNRHNTWKAVHAAEALHIIISTDEKTAATTILGMRDMTEAKITAIIDFLEYKRYLVYAGADYVISPKNYLGNIFGRHASNTPVIDIIYETSKREGSSVSIREENPLKLVYIPIIESCFAFGRTIRELNLFSRYGVDPVFVWKKGKFYAFSGEDVSLERSDAIVVAGREESIQRLLNEEFACSFHPEKYAVIAGYGDVGKIIYKNLNSSGVNAVVIDKKIDEDFGIQGNAEDESALITANIEKADVIVAAVNDDEANIFTTLLARNLNPKIHILARANHPESVDKLYRAGADYVALLPAMGGQFAADIVIKNRVSVLIDLPGGNRVVMKKREGKRRYTVGRVKKLTGAKIIGIEGENHSVVRPDENEEIYTGDSVLAYGNSASLKKLMNILESD from the coding sequence ATGCCAAAAAAATTCAGGCTTTTAAATCTCTTAAAGAATCATTTTTACAAGAGGAAGGTCTTTTTTTATTCCGAACTTCTGATAATCCAGATCGTTGCATATACACTTCTTCTCTACTATGCAATACCGGTTCTTGAAAACCAGCGCCTGACGATTGCCGAATCAGCACTCTTCGTCATCCAGACGATGACAACCGTCGGCTATGACCTTGTGACCTTCTTTCCGGTTGAAAACCAGATTACAATACTGATACTCATCTTTATAATGGCAACCGGAGTTTTCACCGTACTTATGATAATTCCGGCAGCCATCGCACCCTATCTCCAGGATATTCTTCAGCCGGTACCGCCGGCAGTCATCTCCGGAAAAATCTCCGGCCATGTCATCATTGTCGGACATAATGAGATCACAAAGTCAGTAGTGGACGGCATTATGATGGCAGGACTTCAGATAGTCCTTCTTGAGTGTGACAGGGACAGGGCACTGGATGCCATTGCCCGGTACAGAAAATCAGTAAAAGTCGTATGCGGTGAGTATAACCGGCATAATACCTGGAAAGCAGTTCATGCCGCAGAGGCATTGCACATAATCATCAGTACGGATGAAAAGACAGCAGCAACCACCATACTTGGCATGAGGGATATGACAGAGGCAAAGATCACGGCTATAATTGACTTTCTGGAGTACAAGAGGTACCTCGTCTATGCCGGTGCGGATTATGTCATCTCTCCCAAAAACTATCTGGGCAATATATTCGGGAGGCATGCCTCAAATACCCCGGTCATTGACATCATATATGAGACATCAAAACGAGAAGGCAGCTCAGTATCCATCAGGGAGGAGAACCCCCTAAAACTGGTGTATATCCCGATTATTGAGAGCTGCTTTGCATTCGGACGCACAATACGCGAATTAAATCTCTTCAGCAGATATGGGGTAGATCCTGTATTTGTATGGAAAAAAGGTAAATTTTACGCATTCTCAGGAGAGGATGTTTCACTTGAGAGATCAGATGCCATTGTTGTCGCCGGAAGGGAGGAGTCCATACAGAGGCTGTTAAATGAAGAATTTGCATGCTCTTTTCACCCGGAAAAATATGCAGTCATTGCAGGTTACGGAGATGTCGGCAAAATAATCTATAAAAACCTCAACTCCTCAGGTGTAAATGCGGTTGTAATAGACAAAAAAATTGACGAGGATTTCGGAATACAGGGCAATGCCGAGGACGAATCAGCCCTTATAACTGCAAATATTGAAAAAGCAGATGTAATTGTGGCAGCAGTGAACGATGACGAGGCAAATATATTCACAACCCTTCTTGCCAGAAACCTAAATCCCAAAATCCACATACTTGCAAGGGCAAACCATCCGGAATCTGTTGATAAACTGTACAGGGCCGGTGCTGACTATGTAGCACTGCTGCCCGCAATGGGTGGGCAGTTTGCCGCAGACATTGTGATTAAAAACCGTGTATCTGTCTTAATCGATCTTCCGGGGGGAAACAGGGTTGTCATGAAGAAGAGAGAAGGCAAAAGAAGGTACACGGTGGGAAGAGTTAAAAAACTCACAGGGGCAAAAATTATCGGTATAGAGGGAGAAAACCATTCGGTTGTACGGCCGGATGAGAACGAAGAGATATACACCGGAGATTCAGTTCTTGCCTATGGCAACTCTGCTTCACTGAAAAAACTTATGAATATTCTTGAGAGTGATTAA
- a CDS encoding glucose-6-phosphate isomerase family protein, translating into MDMIRDIPLPKPNVRSAEDMRSVLYNAVSAEKDRPLYFMYRSLSKNEEDAKWLISHKIRYDITEIPPGEIGGEYVKTKGHYHPDAPDGLGYPELYQVLSGNAHYLLQNKDLSEAVLVCASEGDFVLIPPGYGHVTINPYDEVLIMANLVSDKFSSEYLFYEEMHGAAWYETEDGWIKNPAYDNVPELKVLERPNEYPEYGIVRGRNIYGLIGTDYLGFLNNPSLLNGNRKFF; encoded by the coding sequence ATGGATATGATCAGGGATATTCCTCTCCCGAAACCTAATGTCAGGTCAGCAGAGGATATGAGGTCTGTTCTGTATAATGCAGTATCCGCAGAGAAGGACAGACCCCTCTATTTTATGTACCGCTCACTCTCCAAGAATGAAGAGGACGCTAAGTGGCTCATTTCACATAAGATCAGGTATGATATTACAGAAATTCCTCCGGGGGAGATCGGCGGGGAATATGTAAAGACAAAAGGTCATTATCATCCTGATGCACCTGACGGACTTGGCTATCCTGAACTGTATCAGGTGCTATCCGGAAATGCGCACTATCTTCTGCAGAATAAGGATTTATCCGAGGCTGTTCTGGTCTGTGCATCGGAGGGCGATTTTGTCCTTATTCCGCCCGGTTATGGTCATGTGACAATAAATCCTTATGATGAGGTCCTTATTATGGCAAACCTTGTATCTGATAAATTTTCAAGTGAATATCTCTTTTATGAAGAGATGCACGGTGCGGCATGGTATGAGACAGAAGACGGATGGATTAAAAATCCTGCCTATGATAATGTTCCTGAACTTAAAGTTCTGGAGAGGCCAAATGAATATCCTGAGTACGGCATTGTCCGCGGCAGGAATATCTATGGCCTGATAGGAACGGATTATCTGGGATTTTTAAATAATCCCTCCCTCTTAAACGGAAACAGAAAATTCTTCTGA